A region of Candidatus Binatia bacterium DNA encodes the following proteins:
- the recG gene encoding ATP-dependent DNA helicase RecG: protein MTPLEELIASAGPPLRFLRGADDLQRARARLPLQAWLERLAALRASGDVDERRVAELERLLRAVAEGAAEERGKLAERALALLDELQRAGGDAASDEGVALEEPARAAPSRAVPPRDAPRGAAPPRAAAPGAATPRDARAAARRPSPEGRRPVSGAPRAEDVAEPVSETADTARAATVGDIERWLRTASAPITSVAGVGPQRAAELERFGLHTVEDLLYHLPFRYDDRRSLRRARDLRPGEAATTVLEIKRVEQRQVGKGGRRQVLSAIAADDTGMVELVWFNQIRWFRSRLKPGGRWLVHGKVERGYDVALRIVHPELEPAEDGDGVTASPRVVPVYEKPTTMPASTMRRIVHAALDAAAPLVPDAVPPAVRARHRLLPLGEALRRVHRPTTDADVPALSAARSAEHKSIVFDELFFVQLGLLLRKAQVAREVGVAFDGPGELTARMIASLPFPLTAAQQRVIEEIAADQRAPHPMHRLLQGDVGSGKTVVAVAAALRVIEHGWQAAIMAPTELLAEQHWNTVRNVAGNLGVDLWYLTGEATAADRRAVLPHLAAGRPGLVVGTHALIQEDVRFARLGLAVVDEQHRFGVMQRAALSRRTEDGIAPDVLLMTATPIPRTLALSVYGDLDLSYIDELPPGRKPVVTRVFSMAQRKRAYELVRREVEAGRQAYIVYPLIEESEASDLRDATSGAAELQNEVFPDLRVALVHGRMPSSERERIMRAFKAREFDVLVATTVIEVGIDVPNASVIVVEHAERFGLAQLHQLRGRVGRGSDAAYCLLIADWAQSKEARERLRVMTETRDGLKIAEADLAIRGPGALLGTRQAGIPDFRVANLLRDAAILRDARKAAEEVLARDPGLVRPESAALVRVLEARWAGRLGLARVG from the coding sequence ATGACCCCCCTCGAGGAGCTGATCGCGAGCGCCGGTCCGCCGCTGCGCTTCCTGCGCGGCGCGGACGACCTGCAGCGCGCGCGGGCGCGCCTGCCGCTGCAGGCGTGGCTCGAGCGCCTCGCCGCGCTGCGCGCGAGCGGCGACGTCGACGAGCGACGGGTCGCGGAGCTCGAGCGGCTGCTGCGCGCGGTCGCCGAGGGCGCGGCGGAGGAGCGGGGGAAGCTCGCGGAGCGCGCGCTGGCGCTGCTCGACGAGCTGCAGCGTGCGGGGGGCGACGCGGCCTCGGACGAAGGGGTTGCGTTGGAGGAACCGGCGCGCGCCGCACCGTCGCGCGCGGTGCCGCCGCGCGACGCACCGCGGGGGGCCGCGCCGCCCCGCGCCGCGGCGCCGGGCGCTGCGACGCCGCGCGATGCACGCGCCGCAGCGCGACGTCCGAGCCCCGAGGGACGACGTCCCGTCTCCGGGGCGCCACGTGCGGAGGACGTGGCGGAGCCGGTCTCCGAGACCGCGGACACCGCCCGCGCCGCGACCGTCGGCGACATCGAGCGCTGGCTGCGCACGGCCTCGGCGCCGATCACCAGCGTCGCCGGTGTCGGGCCGCAGCGCGCCGCCGAGCTCGAGCGCTTCGGCCTGCACACGGTCGAGGACCTGCTCTACCACCTGCCGTTTCGCTACGACGACCGTCGCTCGCTGCGTCGCGCGCGCGATCTCCGCCCGGGCGAGGCGGCGACCACGGTGCTCGAGATCAAGCGCGTCGAGCAGCGCCAGGTGGGGAAGGGCGGGCGGCGGCAGGTGCTGTCGGCGATCGCCGCCGACGACACCGGGATGGTCGAGCTCGTCTGGTTCAACCAGATCCGCTGGTTCCGCTCGCGGCTCAAGCCGGGCGGCCGCTGGCTGGTGCACGGCAAGGTCGAGCGCGGCTACGACGTCGCGCTGCGCATCGTGCACCCCGAGCTCGAGCCGGCCGAGGACGGCGACGGCGTCACCGCTTCGCCGCGCGTCGTGCCCGTCTACGAGAAGCCGACCACGATGCCGGCGTCGACCATGCGGCGCATCGTGCACGCGGCGCTCGACGCGGCGGCGCCGCTCGTTCCGGACGCGGTCCCGCCCGCCGTGCGCGCGCGCCACCGCCTGCTGCCGCTCGGCGAGGCGCTGCGTCGCGTGCACAGGCCGACGACGGACGCGGACGTCCCGGCGCTCTCCGCCGCGCGCTCCGCGGAGCACAAGAGCATCGTGTTCGACGAGCTGTTCTTCGTGCAGCTCGGTCTGCTCCTCCGGAAGGCGCAGGTCGCGCGCGAGGTCGGCGTCGCCTTCGACGGCCCCGGCGAGCTCACCGCGCGCATGATCGCGTCGCTGCCGTTTCCGCTCACCGCGGCGCAGCAGCGCGTGATCGAGGAGATCGCGGCGGACCAGCGCGCGCCGCACCCGATGCACCGCCTCCTGCAGGGCGACGTCGGCAGCGGCAAGACGGTGGTCGCGGTCGCGGCCGCGCTGCGCGTGATCGAGCACGGCTGGCAGGCCGCGATCATGGCGCCGACCGAGCTGCTCGCCGAGCAGCACTGGAACACGGTGCGCAACGTCGCGGGCAACCTCGGCGTCGACCTCTGGTACTTGACGGGGGAGGCGACCGCCGCCGACCGCCGCGCCGTGCTGCCGCACCTCGCGGCGGGACGGCCGGGTCTGGTGGTCGGCACGCACGCGCTGATCCAGGAGGACGTGCGCTTCGCGCGCCTCGGGCTCGCGGTGGTCGACGAGCAGCACCGCTTCGGCGTCATGCAGCGCGCGGCGCTGTCGCGCCGCACGGAGGACGGCATCGCGCCCGACGTGCTGCTGATGACCGCGACGCCGATCCCGCGCACGCTCGCGCTCAGCGTCTACGGCGACCTCGACCTGTCGTACATCGACGAGCTGCCGCCCGGCCGCAAGCCGGTCGTGACCCGCGTGTTCAGCATGGCGCAGCGCAAGCGCGCCTACGAGCTCGTGCGGCGCGAGGTCGAGGCCGGTCGTCAAGCATACATCGTCTACCCGCTGATCGAGGAGTCCGAGGCGAGCGATCTGCGCGACGCCACCTCGGGCGCCGCCGAGCTGCAGAACGAGGTCTTCCCGGATCTGCGCGTCGCGCTGGTGCACGGCCGCATGCCGTCGTCCGAGCGGGAGCGCATCATGCGCGCGTTCAAGGCGCGCGAGTTCGACGTGCTGGTGGCGACGACGGTGATCGAGGTCGGCATCGACGTGCCGAACGCGAGCGTGATCGTCGTCGAGCACGCCGAGCGCTTCGGGCTCGCGCAGCTGCACCAGCTGCGCGGCCGCGTCGGCCGCGGCAGCGACGCCGCGTACTGCCTGCTGATCGCCGACTGGGCGCAGTCGAAGGAGGCGCGCGAGCGCCTGCGGGTCATGACCGAGACCCGCGACGGCCTCAAGATCGCGGAAGCGGATCTCGCGATCCGCGGCCCGGGCGCGCTGCTCGGCACCCGGCAGGCCGGCATCCCCGACTTCCGCGTCGCGAACCTGCTGCGCGACGCGGCGATCCTGCGCGACGCGCGCAAGGCCGCCGAGGAGGTGCTGGCGCGCGACCCGGGTCTCGTGCGTCCGGAGTCGGCTGCGCTGGTGCGCGTGCTGGAGGCGCGCTGGGCGGGCCGCCTCGGGCTCGCACGCGTGGGCTGA
- a CDS encoding sodium-translocating pyrophosphatase: protein MAAFLTVLSTLALAGVAYADESRIVLPDFSSVDFLGGVNGHNVLLVGMLISLIGFVFGIVMYGQIQKLPVHRAMREISELIYETCKTYLITQIKFILLLEVFIGVIIVAYFGWLRDLEASKVITILIFSLIGIAGSCGVAWFGIRINTFANSRAAFAALQGKPFPTYEIPLKAGMSIGMVLISTELLIMLVILLFVPAESAGPCFIGFAIGESLGASALRIAGGIFTKIADIGSDLMKIVFNIKEDDARNPGVIADCTGDNAGDSVGPSADGFETYGVTGVALITFIVLAIAHEPVVQVQLLVWIFAMRIVMVLASGASYLINESIQKSRYGNADKMNFEQPLTFLVWLTSIVSVVLTYVVSAILIPEINGNTSLWWILSTIISCGTLAGAIIPEAIKIFTSTESAHVKEVVVSSREGGASLNVLSGLVAGNFSGYWMGLVIAGLMAIAYLVAYDGLAPLFLEKAAHVAAPVFAFGLVAFGFLGMGPVTIAVDSYGPVTDNAQSVYELSVIETLPNVKQEVKREFGFEPNFDRAKHYLEENDGAGNTFKATAKPVLIGTAVVGATTMIFSIIMVLTNGLQDTARVAQLSILNAPFLLGMIVGGAVIYWFTGATIQAVVTGAYRAVEFIKRNIKLEGTEKASIQDSKRVVEICTQYAQKGMLNIFLTVFFSTLAFACLDPFFFVGYLISIAIFGLYQALFMANAGGAWDNAKKLVEVELKEKGTELHAATVVGDTVGDPFKDTSSVAMNPVIKFTTLFGLLAVQLALEMNATTSHLFAAGFFVVSLFFAHRSFYGMRIESDKAAATSHAARAA, encoded by the coding sequence CTGGCCGCGTTCTTGACGGTGCTCTCCACGCTGGCTCTCGCCGGCGTGGCCTACGCGGACGAATCGCGAATCGTCCTGCCGGACTTCAGCTCCGTCGACTTCCTCGGCGGCGTGAACGGACACAACGTCCTGCTGGTCGGCATGCTGATCAGCTTGATCGGCTTCGTGTTCGGGATCGTGATGTACGGACAGATTCAGAAGCTGCCCGTACACCGCGCGATGCGCGAGATCTCCGAGCTGATCTACGAGACGTGCAAGACGTACCTGATCACGCAGATCAAGTTCATCTTGCTGCTCGAGGTCTTCATCGGCGTCATCATCGTCGCCTACTTCGGGTGGCTGCGCGACCTCGAAGCCTCCAAGGTCATCACGATCCTGATCTTCAGCTTGATCGGCATCGCCGGTAGCTGCGGCGTCGCGTGGTTCGGCATCCGCATCAACACCTTCGCGAACTCGCGCGCTGCGTTCGCCGCGCTGCAGGGCAAGCCGTTCCCGACCTACGAGATCCCGCTCAAGGCCGGCATGAGCATCGGCATGGTGCTGATCAGCACCGAGCTGCTGATCATGCTCGTGATCCTGCTCTTCGTCCCCGCCGAGAGCGCCGGCCCCTGCTTCATCGGGTTCGCGATCGGCGAGTCGCTCGGCGCGTCGGCGCTGCGCATCGCGGGCGGCATCTTCACCAAGATCGCCGACATCGGCTCCGACCTGATGAAGATCGTCTTCAACATCAAGGAAGACGACGCGCGTAACCCCGGCGTGATCGCCGACTGCACGGGCGACAACGCGGGCGACTCGGTCGGTCCGTCGGCGGACGGCTTCGAGACCTACGGCGTCACGGGCGTCGCGCTCATCACCTTCATCGTGCTCGCGATCGCGCACGAGCCGGTGGTGCAGGTCCAGCTGCTGGTCTGGATCTTCGCGATGCGCATCGTGATGGTGCTCGCGAGCGGCGCGTCGTACCTGATCAACGAGTCGATCCAGAAGTCGCGCTACGGCAACGCCGACAAGATGAACTTCGAGCAGCCGCTCACCTTCCTGGTGTGGCTGACCTCGATCGTCAGCGTGGTGCTCACCTACGTCGTGTCGGCCATCCTGATCCCGGAGATCAACGGCAACACCTCGCTGTGGTGGATCCTGTCGACCATCATCAGCTGCGGCACGCTCGCCGGCGCGATCATCCCCGAGGCGATCAAGATCTTCACCTCGACCGAGTCGGCGCACGTCAAGGAAGTCGTGGTGTCGTCCCGTGAGGGCGGCGCGTCGCTGAACGTGCTCTCCGGTCTCGTCGCGGGCAACTTCAGCGGCTACTGGATGGGCCTCGTGATCGCCGGCCTGATGGCGATCGCCTACCTGGTCGCCTACGACGGGCTCGCCCCGCTCTTCCTCGAGAAGGCAGCGCACGTCGCAGCGCCGGTGTTCGCCTTCGGCCTCGTCGCCTTCGGCTTCCTCGGCATGGGCCCGGTGACCATCGCCGTCGACTCGTACGGTCCGGTGACGGACAACGCGCAGTCGGTGTACGAGCTCAGCGTCATCGAGACCCTGCCCAACGTGAAGCAGGAGGTGAAGCGCGAGTTCGGCTTCGAGCCCAACTTCGACCGCGCCAAGCACTACCTCGAGGAGAACGACGGCGCCGGCAACACCTTCAAGGCGACGGCGAAGCCGGTGCTGATCGGCACCGCGGTCGTCGGCGCCACGACGATGATCTTCTCGATCATCATGGTGCTGACCAACGGTCTGCAGGACACGGCGCGCGTCGCGCAGCTCTCGATCCTGAACGCGCCCTTCCTGCTCGGCATGATCGTCGGCGGTGCGGTGATCTACTGGTTCACCGGCGCGACCATCCAGGCGGTCGTGACCGGCGCCTACCGAGCCGTCGAGTTCATCAAGCGCAACATCAAGCTCGAGGGCACCGAGAAGGCGTCGATCCAGGATTCGAAGCGGGTCGTCGAGATCTGCACCCAGTACGCCCAGAAGGGCATGCTGAACATCTTCTTGACGGTGTTCTTCTCGACCCTCGCGTTCGCCTGCCTCGATCCGTTCTTCTTCGTCGGCTACCTGATCTCGATCGCGATCTTCGGCCTCTACCAGGCGCTGTTCATGGCGAACGCCGGCGGCGCGTGGGACAACGCGAAGAAGCTCGTCGAGGTGGAGCTCAAGGAGAAGGGCACCGAGCTACACGCCGCGACCGTGGTCGGCGACACCGTCGGCGATCCGTTCAAGGACACGTCGTCGGTGGCGATGAACCCGGTCATCAAGTTCACCACGCTGTTCGGCCTTCTCGCCGTGCAGCTCGCCCTCGAGATGAACGCGACCACGAGCCACCTGTTCGCCGCGGGCTTCTTCGTGGTCTCGCTGTTCTTCGCGCACCGCTCGTTCTACGGCATGCGCATCGAGTCGGATAAGGCTGCCGCCACGTCGCACGCAGCGCGGGCGGCGTAA
- a CDS encoding SulP family inorganic anion transporter, translating into MSSTPPAPLRFLYRRIPALDSLRHYTLSDARADVLAGLSVAAVALPQAMAYAMIAGLPAEHGLYTAIVMTAVGAVFDSSKQLINGPTNAVSIALLSAISFVAGRADPLEATVLVAFLVGAIQLGISFLRLGDLTRYISHSVIVGFTAGASVLLVLDQTKNLLGLRAAGAAHDHFLVRFWETLVHGGGVHGLTLAFGLGSIAAILLLRWFKARVDWPLLPEFLVVIIAAAALTAIFRFDEAGLAVVGDIPAKLPSPQWPVWDFHLMRELSSSALAIAVLGLLEAIAMAKAIAAKTGQKLDLNQQCLSEGFANFAASFFQCMPGSGSLTRSAVNQQAGARTQWSGVVSALAIALIMMLFAPYARFIPRSALAGLLMVTAMRMVNPHDLRYHLRASRFDAAIVIVTAVSAIAISIEFCILIGVFLSFMLTVPRTGQMLLTEFVIAPNGLIHERLASDRACDRLMIFGLEGEMYFGSSVSLEQHLEAIEARITPETRVVVLRVKRARNPDAVGMAILDRWTDRVRARGVDVVLCGVRLGMHECMTRCGLAAKLGEENVFLEQPVRQTSTMLAVRHAYERIRDRCATCPRREIVALERGLTYQI; encoded by the coding sequence ATGAGCTCCACGCCCCCCGCGCCGTTGCGCTTTCTCTACCGCCGGATCCCGGCCCTCGATTCTCTGCGGCACTACACGCTGTCGGACGCCCGGGCCGACGTGCTCGCGGGCCTGTCGGTCGCCGCCGTCGCCCTGCCGCAGGCGATGGCCTACGCCATGATCGCCGGCCTGCCCGCGGAGCACGGGCTCTACACCGCGATCGTCATGACCGCGGTCGGCGCGGTGTTCGACTCCTCGAAGCAGCTCATCAACGGGCCGACCAACGCGGTGTCGATCGCGCTGCTGAGCGCGATCAGCTTCGTCGCGGGACGCGCCGACCCCCTCGAAGCCACGGTGCTGGTCGCCTTCCTGGTCGGCGCGATCCAGCTCGGCATCAGCTTCCTGCGCCTCGGCGACCTGACGCGCTACATCTCGCACTCGGTCATCGTCGGCTTCACGGCCGGCGCGAGCGTGCTCCTGGTCCTCGACCAGACGAAGAATTTGCTTGGCCTGCGAGCCGCCGGCGCCGCCCACGACCACTTCCTGGTCCGCTTCTGGGAGACGCTGGTCCACGGCGGCGGCGTGCACGGCTTGACGCTCGCGTTCGGGCTCGGCTCGATCGCGGCAATCCTTCTGCTGCGCTGGTTCAAGGCGCGGGTCGACTGGCCGCTGCTGCCGGAATTTCTGGTGGTGATCATCGCCGCGGCGGCGCTCACCGCGATCTTCCGCTTCGACGAGGCCGGTCTTGCGGTGGTCGGCGACATCCCAGCGAAGCTCCCTTCGCCGCAGTGGCCGGTGTGGGACTTCCACCTGATGCGCGAGCTCTCGAGCAGCGCGCTCGCGATCGCGGTCCTGGGTCTGCTCGAAGCGATCGCGATGGCGAAGGCGATCGCCGCGAAGACCGGACAAAAGCTCGACTTGAACCAGCAGTGCCTGAGCGAGGGCTTCGCGAACTTCGCCGCCAGCTTCTTCCAGTGCATGCCGGGCTCGGGCTCGCTCACGCGCTCGGCGGTGAACCAGCAGGCGGGCGCGCGCACGCAGTGGTCGGGTGTCGTCTCGGCGCTCGCGATCGCGCTCATCATGATGCTGTTCGCGCCCTATGCGCGCTTCATCCCGCGCTCGGCGCTGGCGGGGCTGCTCATGGTGACCGCGATGCGCATGGTCAATCCGCACGACCTGCGCTACCACCTGCGCGCCTCGCGTTTCGATGCCGCGATCGTGATCGTCACCGCGGTGTCGGCGATCGCGATCTCGATCGAGTTCTGCATCCTGATCGGCGTCTTTTTGTCGTTCATGCTGACCGTGCCGCGCACGGGGCAAATGCTGCTCACCGAGTTCGTGATCGCGCCGAACGGGCTGATCCACGAGCGCCTCGCGTCGGACCGCGCCTGCGACCGTCTGATGATCTTCGGCCTCGAGGGCGAGATGTACTTCGGCTCGAGCGTCAGCCTCGAGCAGCACCTCGAGGCCATCGAGGCGCGCATCACGCCCGAGACGCGGGTCGTGGTGCTGCGCGTCAAGCGTGCACGCAACCCCGACGCGGTGGGCATGGCGATCCTCGACCGCTGGACCGATCGGGTCCGGGCTCGCGGCGTCGACGTGGTGCTGTGCGGCGTGCGGCTCGGGATGCACGAGTGCATGACGCGCTGCGGTCTCGCCGCGAAGCTCGGCGAGGAGAACGTCTTCCTCGAGCAGCCGGTGCGGCAGACGAGCACGATGCTCGCCGTGCGCCACGCGTACGAGCGCATCCGGGATCGCTGCGCGACCTGCCCGCGGCGCGAGATCGTCGCTCTCGAGCGCGGCCTCACCTACCAGATCTGA
- the alaC gene encoding alanine transaminase, with protein sequence MEFPRIKRLPPYVFNVVGDLKVAARARGEDIIDLGMGNPDHPTPPHIVAKLVEAAQKPANHRYSVSRGIYKLRLAICDWYRRRYGVELDADREAIVTIGSKEGIAHLALAMLGAGDVVLCPTPTYPIHQYSVIIAGGDLRSVPLVPGQDFFANLVEATRQTWPKPKLLILNFPHNPTTEVVDFAFFERIVEFAREHEMLVVHDLAYADLVFDGYEPPSFLQVPGAKDIGVEFFTLSKSYSMPGWRVGFAVGNAEIIAALSRMKSYLDYGIFQPVQIAAIAALNGPQDCVDEIREVYRLRRNALCDGLTRAGWNVPRPKATMFVWAEIPDEFKHMGSIEFSKFLLKEAKVAVSPGIGFGEYGDNYVRMALIENEHRIRQAVRGIRKALSLGSSAPRPARPARRDAGGIQDAAEGKPALRRVQASGRREG encoded by the coding sequence ATGGAATTTCCGCGGATCAAGCGGCTACCGCCGTACGTGTTCAACGTCGTCGGGGACCTCAAGGTGGCCGCGCGAGCTCGCGGCGAGGACATCATCGACCTCGGCATGGGGAACCCCGACCACCCGACGCCGCCGCACATCGTGGCGAAGCTCGTCGAGGCGGCCCAGAAGCCGGCCAACCACCGCTACTCGGTCTCGCGCGGCATCTACAAGCTCCGGCTCGCGATCTGCGACTGGTACCGTCGGCGCTACGGGGTCGAGCTCGACGCCGACCGCGAGGCGATCGTCACCATCGGCTCGAAGGAGGGCATCGCCCACCTCGCGCTCGCCATGCTCGGTGCGGGTGACGTCGTGCTCTGTCCGACGCCGACCTATCCGATCCACCAGTACTCGGTGATCATCGCGGGCGGCGACCTGCGCTCGGTGCCGCTCGTCCCCGGACAGGACTTCTTCGCGAACCTGGTCGAGGCGACGCGTCAGACCTGGCCCAAGCCGAAGCTCCTGATCCTCAACTTCCCGCACAACCCGACCACCGAGGTCGTCGACTTCGCGTTCTTCGAGCGCATCGTCGAGTTCGCGCGCGAGCACGAGATGCTCGTCGTCCACGACCTCGCCTACGCGGACCTCGTGTTCGACGGCTACGAGCCGCCGAGCTTCCTGCAGGTGCCCGGCGCGAAGGACATCGGCGTCGAGTTCTTCACGCTGTCGAAGAGCTACAGCATGCCCGGCTGGCGCGTCGGCTTCGCGGTCGGCAACGCGGAGATCATCGCCGCGCTGTCGCGCATGAAGAGCTACCTCGACTACGGCATCTTCCAGCCCGTGCAGATCGCCGCGATCGCGGCGCTCAACGGACCGCAGGACTGCGTCGACGAGATCCGCGAGGTCTACCGCCTGCGCCGCAACGCGCTGTGCGACGGCCTCACCCGCGCCGGCTGGAACGTCCCGCGGCCGAAGGCCACGATGTTCGTCTGGGCGGAGATCCCGGACGAGTTCAAGCACATGGGCTCGATCGAGTTCTCGAAGTTCCTGCTCAAGGAGGCCAAGGTCGCGGTGTCGCCGGGCATCGGCTTCGGCGAGTACGGCGACAACTACGTCCGCATGGCGCTGATCGAGAACGAGCACCGCATCCGTCAGGCGGTGCGCGGCATCCGGAAGGCGCTGTCGCTCGGCTCGTCGGCGCCGCGTCCGGCGCGGCCCGCACGTCGCGACGCGGGCGGGATCCAGGACGCCGCCGAGGGCAAGCCGGCGCTGCGCCGCGTGCAAGCGAGCGGTCGGCGTGAAGGGTAG
- a CDS encoding homoserine dehydrogenase, whose protein sequence is MKGRAAGAERLTDARRVGRRGASAAATIEKPLRPRAATDEVRVALIGWGTIGSGLIKLMRDREHEIAARLGARLRLLRVADIDLTRKREVQVPRALLTNRTREVLSDPSVDIVVELMGGLEPARSFVLEAIRNGKAVVTANKALLAHHGPEILAAAEEKQVGFAFEASVGGGIPIIRTLREALGSDRHSAVFGIVNGTSNYILSTMAEEGRSFSEVLAAAQKAGLAEADPTYDVDGIDAAHKLTLLVQLAFGVRIPLDAVHTEGIRDLDASDMAYARELGYTIKLLAIAKDHGDSIEARVHPTMIPAKDPLAAVNGAFNAVCLHGDALGRSMYYGQGAGMMPTATAVLADVMDVARDRRELGRPRLAPLGYPIARQRVARVKPIGDVVSEYYLRVHAQDEPGVLGKIASLLGQQKISIASVTQRERSRGEPVPIVIRTHEARERDLRRALDRVAKLPSVSGKPVAIRIEENPG, encoded by the coding sequence GTGAAGGGTAGGGCTGCCGGCGCCGAGCGCCTGACCGATGCGCGGCGCGTCGGCAGACGCGGCGCCTCGGCAGCCGCGACCATCGAGAAGCCGCTCCGGCCGCGCGCCGCGACCGACGAGGTCCGGGTCGCGCTGATCGGCTGGGGGACGATCGGCTCCGGGCTGATCAAGCTGATGCGCGACCGCGAGCACGAGATCGCGGCGCGCCTCGGCGCGCGTCTGCGGCTCTTGCGCGTCGCCGACATCGACCTGACCCGCAAGCGCGAGGTCCAGGTGCCGCGCGCGCTGCTCACCAACCGCACGCGCGAGGTGCTCTCCGATCCGTCGGTCGACATCGTCGTCGAGCTGATGGGCGGGCTCGAGCCCGCGCGCAGCTTCGTCCTCGAGGCGATCCGCAACGGCAAGGCGGTGGTGACGGCGAACAAGGCGCTGCTCGCCCACCACGGCCCGGAGATCCTGGCTGCGGCCGAGGAGAAGCAGGTCGGCTTCGCGTTCGAGGCGAGCGTCGGCGGCGGCATCCCGATCATCCGCACGCTGCGCGAGGCGCTCGGCTCCGACCGCCACAGCGCGGTGTTCGGCATCGTCAACGGGACCTCGAACTACATCCTCAGCACGATGGCCGAGGAGGGGCGCAGCTTCTCCGAGGTCCTCGCCGCCGCGCAGAAGGCTGGGCTCGCCGAGGCCGATCCGACCTACGACGTCGACGGCATCGACGCCGCGCACAAGCTCACGCTGCTCGTGCAGCTCGCCTTCGGCGTGCGCATCCCGCTCGACGCCGTGCACACCGAGGGCATCCGCGACCTCGACGCGAGCGACATGGCCTATGCGCGCGAGCTCGGCTACACGATCAAGCTGCTCGCGATCGCGAAGGACCACGGCGATTCGATCGAGGCGCGCGTGCACCCGACGATGATCCCGGCGAAGGATCCGCTGGCGGCGGTGAACGGCGCGTTCAACGCGGTCTGCCTGCACGGCGACGCGCTCGGACGCTCGATGTACTACGGCCAGGGCGCCGGCATGATGCCGACCGCGACCGCGGTGCTCGCCGACGTCATGGACGTCGCGCGCGACCGGCGCGAGCTCGGCCGTCCGCGGCTCGCGCCGCTCGGCTACCCGATCGCGCGCCAGCGCGTGGCGCGCGTCAAGCCGATCGGCGACGTCGTCAGCGAGTACTACCTCCGCGTGCACGCGCAGGACGAGCCCGGCGTCCTGGGCAAGATCGCGAGCCTGCTCGGGCAGCAGAAGATCTCGATCGCGTCGGTCACCCAGCGCGAGCGCTCGCGCGGCGAGCCGGTGCCGATCGTGATTCGCACCCACGAAGCCCGCGAGCGCGACCTGCGGCGCGCGCTCGACCGGGTCGCGAAGCTGCCGAGCGTCAGCGGCAAGCCGGTCGCGATCCGCATCGAGGAGAACCCCGGCTGA
- the glpX gene encoding class II fructose-bisphosphatase: MDRNLALEVVRVTEAAALESARLMGRGDAAAVDRAAVAAMRRAFDAIDVDAVVAIGEGREGEVESLYVGERIGAGGEKIDVAVDALEGATVCATGGANALSIILISERGRILACPETYMDKLAVGPEGKGVVSLERSPQENLRALAEAKGVYVEDLTVVILDRPRHDRLIDQVRKAGARVQLLADGDLAAAIATAWPGSGIDIVMGIGGAQQGVLAAGAILALGGEFQGRFQPRNEDERGRLLEAGISDLSRVYSPVDLVGDNVMFAATGVTQGHLLKGVRYFRGGATTNSVVMRSRTRTVRWIEAYHHFDFKPEY, encoded by the coding sequence ATGGATCGCAATCTGGCGCTCGAGGTCGTGCGGGTCACCGAGGCGGCCGCCCTCGAGTCGGCTCGTCTGATGGGCCGCGGCGACGCGGCGGCCGTCGATCGCGCCGCGGTGGCCGCCATGCGCCGCGCGTTCGACGCGATCGACGTCGACGCGGTGGTCGCGATCGGCGAGGGACGCGAGGGCGAGGTCGAGAGCCTGTACGTCGGCGAGCGCATCGGCGCGGGCGGGGAGAAGATCGACGTCGCGGTCGACGCGCTCGAGGGCGCGACGGTGTGCGCGACGGGCGGCGCGAACGCGCTGTCGATCATCCTGATCTCCGAGCGCGGACGCATTCTGGCTTGCCCCGAGACGTACATGGACAAGCTCGCCGTCGGCCCGGAGGGCAAGGGCGTGGTGAGCCTCGAGCGCTCGCCGCAGGAGAACCTCCGCGCGCTCGCCGAGGCGAAGGGCGTCTACGTCGAGGACCTGACGGTGGTGATCCTCGACCGGCCGCGGCACGACCGCCTGATCGACCAGGTGCGCAAGGCGGGCGCGCGCGTGCAGCTCCTCGCCGACGGCGACCTCGCGGCGGCGATCGCGACCGCATGGCCGGGCAGCGGCATCGACATCGTCATGGGCATCGGCGGCGCGCAGCAGGGCGTGCTCGCCGCGGGCGCGATCCTGGCGCTCGGCGGCGAGTTCCAGGGGCGCTTCCAGCCGCGCAACGAGGACGAGCGCGGACGTCTGCTCGAGGCCGGGATCTCGGACCTGTCGCGCGTCTACAGCCCGGTCGACCTGGTCGGCGACAACGTCATGTTCGCCGCGACCGGCGTCACGCAGGGACACCTGCTGAAGGGCGTCCGCTACTTCCGCGGCGGCGCGACGACCAATTCCGTGGTGATGCGCTCGCGCACGCGCACCGTGCGCTGGATCGAGGCGTACCACCACTTCGACTTCAAGCCGGAGTACTGA